A genomic region of Miscanthus floridulus cultivar M001 chromosome 3, ASM1932011v1, whole genome shotgun sequence contains the following coding sequences:
- the LOC136542266 gene encoding uncharacterized protein At2g39795, mitochondrial-like isoform X2, whose amino-acid sequence MACAILRRARSLTAAVAHATPRVAAAFASASTSSSSSVVAPLRSPLDDRLLRLLRSEITYLAERRPPYPPPSSFKSFAVEDRPGEQWVRLRATRTTAGAGAEEVKVEATMFDGAAEPVPDDAPLFRRVESLERGPRLHLSLIVEVTRGERVLGFICSAWPDDLAVRHVLILKAGGSGGGGRGGRDFEKLGAEEREAVAKFLKEREVDDELAGFLHDYMANKEKMELLRWLKTIESFLNKWDKNAHGSPM is encoded by the exons ATGGCGTGCGCCATCCTCCGCCGCGCGCGCTCTctcaccgccgccgtcgcccacGCGACCCCCCGAGTTGCTGCCGCCTTCGCTTCCGCTTCcacttcctcctcatcctccgtcGTCGCGCCTCTGCGCTCCCCACTAGATGACCGCCTTCTCCGCCTCCTCCGCTCCGAGATCACCTACCTCGCGGAGCGCCGCCCTCCCTACCCG CCGCCGAGTAGCTTCAAGTCGTTTGCCGTGGAGGACCGCCCGGGGGAGCAGTGGGTGCGCCTCCGGGCCACGCGCACCACCgcgggagccggagccgaggAGGTAAAGGTCGAGGCCACCATGTTCGACGGCGCCGCGGAGCCTGTCCCCGACGACGCGCCCCTCTTCCGCCGCGTCGAGTCGCTCGAGCGCGGGCCCCGCCTCCACCTCAGCCTCATCGTCGAGGTCACCCGGGGCGAGCGCGTCCTCGGCTTCATCTGCTCCGCCTGGCCCGACGACCTCGCCGTCCGCCACGTGCTCATCCTCAAGgctggcggcagcggcggtggtggTCGTGGTGGGCGCGATTTCGA GAAACTGGGGGCTGAGGAGAGGGAAGCGGTGGCGAAGTTCTTGAAGGAGAGGGAGGTGGACGACGAGCTCGCCGGATTCTTACACGACTACATGGCAAACAAGGAGAAGATGGAGCTGCTCCGGTGGTTGAAGACTATCGAATCATTCCTTAACAAGTGGGATAAGAACGCACACGGCAG TCCAATGTGA
- the LOC136542264 gene encoding uncharacterized protein isoform X2, translated as MGHAANSLTKYSLYDVLNTKERGSCCNGRCCYSVVPKCLSSCGFTKHCDVRIDQIGHAAPKGKHQLQMPTRCCTLGENEKLTCQCLSNKIDVRNLSRTSHCKDVSDKVMNQPSIAIPERLENVSEASVADDSSSKAVAEKKDGYRDSVVSKGQPNFGFSSGSSSIIVTKFQTSPEFNNVSSSTAKHSKRKNLCDEGSRIEKCSASSYVPTSTGCEEPLNSFAKSELGPSRVKRKCNQISEGRRLEEKDKEEHCFELPKKTRTLRCPVKGSESDDCTRASSQSSQKGGYQPQNEVNSFSCRVLRTKRKHPIVHLNKPVKRLHSQNKFFEGDEQPDAKGNFLGGLNSTDIKRLVDDMSTPDRTKHHQEGSRAFVRKLPKYVSLNCIVNEPNTNSEGACSGIGGIDSSLIATGITNDNRKSPKIVPLSLVLKKAKRCHAVKLCKTESTHLYEEKSSDCSVNSSDYSIDKYSVDDENCSPQAEYELQDSKRSRYSSNDLRSHVAHHKRTSSGTKNRRTSVSLTRIRRHKKFGSKSACYSGSDKDNAALAQEVNARRYSGRLSSDAPCCVCAISDLEPCNRLIECSKCYIKVHQACYGVLKVPRGQWFCRPCKTSTMITVCVLCGYGGGAMTRALKTKNILKSLLKGLMTTERSENYVDSLGNASSECTSLRNAVDSAHGDSIMNAENITSTSWTSVKHNSSLLGPRTMQWVHMVCGLWTPGTKCPNATTMSAFDVSGASPAKRNTACSICHRTGGSFIKCRDVNCLVLFHAWCAHQRGLLQSEPEGEHNENVGFYGRCMDHAIDFSSHVNPKKEYLRSNNWTCARTEGFKGRKGEGFSDSSHKKYEEYSGEFSVSQEQINAWVRINGSKPCGTGQKEYIHYKQLKGWKHLVVYKSGIHGLGLYTSVFIPRGSMVVEYVGEIVGQRVADKREIEYQSGKRQQYKSACYFFKIDREHIIDATRKGGIARFVNHSCQPNCVAKIISVRNEKKVMFFAERHINPGEEITYDYHFNREDEGQRIPCFCRSRYCRRYLN; from the exons ATGGGACATGCAGCAAATAGCTTAACAAAATACTCTCTATATGATGTTCTTAATACAAAAGAACGAGGTTCTTGTTGCAATGGAAGATGCTGCTACTCTGTAGTCCCAAAATGTTTGTCTAGTTGCGGCTTTACAAAACACTGTGATGTCAGAATTGACCAAATAGGTCATGCTGCTCCTAAAGGCAAACATCAGCTGCAAATGCCTACCAGATGCTGCACACTGGGGGAGAACGAGAAGTTAACATGCCAATGCTTGAGCAATAAAATAGATGTAAGAAACTTGTCTCGAACTTCTCATTGTAAAGATGTCTCCGATAAAGTAATGAACCAGCCTTCTATTGCTATACCGGAGAGACTGGAGAATGTATCCGAAGCTTCAGTGGCTGATGACAGTTCATCCAAAGCTGTAGCAGAGAAAAAGGATGGCTATAGAGATTCTGTAGTATCTAAAGGACAGCCAAATTTTGGTTTCTCATCTGGATCGTCCAGCATTATAGTGACAAAGTTTCAGACGTCACCTGAATTTAACAATGTATCCTCCTCTACTGCTAAACATAGCAAACGTAAAAATCTATGTGATGAAGGATCAAGAATTGAGAAATGTTCAGCATCCAGCTATGTTCCTACCAGTACAGGATGTGAAGAACCCCTAAATAGTTTTGCGAAATCTGAGCTGGGCCCATCTAGAGTGAAGCGCAAATGTAATCAGATTTCTGAGGGAAGGAGACTGGAAGAAAAGGATAAAGAGGAGCATTGTTTTGAACTGCCAAAAAAGACTAGAACATTGAGGTGCCCTGTTAAAGGTTCTGAATCAGATGATTGTACTAGGGCTAGTTCCCAGTCGTCCCAAAAGGGGGGTTATCAACCACAAAATGAGGTTAACTCATTTTCTTGCAGGGTGTTGAGAACCAAGCGGAAACATCCTATTGTGCATCTGAATAAGCCTGTGAAACGGCTTCACAGCCAGAACAAGTTTTTCGAAGGTGATGAGCAACCAGATGCCAAGGGCAATTTTCTCGGTGGATTAAATTCCACTGATATAAAAAGGCTAGTAGATGATATGAGCACACCGGATAGAACAAAACATCACCAGGAAGGGAGTCGAGCATTTGTCCGCAAACTGCCTAAATATGTGTCTCTGAATTGCATTGTTAATGAACCTAACACTAACAGTGAAGGTGCTTGCAGTGGAATTGGTGGGATTGATTCTAGTTTAATTGCTACAGGGATTACAAACGATAACCGGAAATCTCCCAAAATTGTTCCTCTCAGTCTGGTTCTTAAAAAGGCTAAGAGATGCCATGCTGTTAAACTCTGTAAGACAGAAAGCACCCACTTGTATGAGGAGAAAAGCTCAGATTGTTCTGTGAACAGCTCAGATTATTCTATAGATAAGTATTCCGTTGATGATGAAAATTGCAGTCCACAAGCTGAATATGAACTGCAGGATTCCAAAAGGAGTAGGTATTCATCTAATGATTTGAGGTCACATGTGGCTCACCACAAAAGAACATCTAGTG GGACTAAGAATCGAAGAACAAGTGTATCTCTTACTAGGATTAGGAGGCATAAGAAATTCGGAAGCAAATCAGCATGCTATTCTGGCAGTGACAAAGACAATGCTGCGCTAGCCCAGGAAGTGAATGCTAGGAG ATACAGTGGAAGGCTCAGCTCAGATGCTCCATGCTGTGTTTGTGCGATTTCAGACCTGGAGCCTTGCAATCGATTGATAGAGTGCAGCAAGTGCTATATCAAA GTGCACCAAGCCTGCTATGGTGTTCTAAAAGTTCCTAGAGGTCAATGGTTTTGCAGACCCTGCAAGACTAGTACCATGATCACA GTCTGTGTGCTGTGTGGTTATGGAGGTGGAGCTATGACAAGGGCACTGAAAACCAAGAACATTCTGAAAAGTTTGCTCAAAGGTTTGATGACTACAGAAAGATCAGAAAATTATGTTGATTCCTTAGGAAATGCAAGCAGTGAGTGTACAA GCTTGCGAAATGCAGTAGACAGTGCACATGGGGATAGCATTATGAATGCTGAGAACATCACCAGCACTTCGTGGACCTCTGTTAAACACAATTCGAGTTTGCTTGGACCACGAACAATGCAGTGGGTTCACATGGTCTGTGGGCTGTGGACACCTGGCACAAAATGCCCAAATGCCACCACAATGAGTGCTTTTGATGTTTCAGGTGCTTCACCTGCCAAGAGAAATACT GCATGTTCAATATGTCACAGAACTGGGGGCTCATTTATCAAGTGCCGAGATGTAAATTGTTTGGTACTCTTTCATGCTTGGTGTGCACATCAGAGG GGTTTGCTGCAAAGTGAGCCTGAAGGTGAGCACAATGAAAATGTTGGCTTTTATGGGCGATGCATGGATCATGCCATTGATTTTTCTAGTCACGTTAATCCTAAGAAAGAATACTTGAGAAGCAACAATTGGACATGTGCACGTACAGAG GGTTTTAAAGGCCGAAAGGGAGAAGGCTTTTCTGATAGTAGCCATAAGAAATATGAAGAGTACAGTGGTGAGTTCAGTGTTTCCCAAGAACAGATAAATGCTTGGGTACGCATAAATGGTTCAAAGCCTTGCGGAACAGGACAG AAGGAGTACATCCATTACAAGCAGTTAAAAGGGTGGAAGCATTTGGTTGTGTACAAATCTGGCATACATGGACTTGGTCTATACACATCAGTCTTTATTCCACGCGGCTCTATG GTTGTAGAGTATGTGGGTGAAATTGTTGGGCAACGGGTTGCTGACAAAAGAGAGATCGAATACCAGTCCGGGAAACGGCAACAATATAAGAGTGCATGTTATTTCTTTAAGATTGACAGGGAGCATATTATTGATGCCACCCGCAAAGGTGGGATTGCAAGATTCGTCAATCATTCATGCCAG CCAAACTGCGTTGCGAAAATAATCTCTGTCAGGAATGAAAAGAAG GTAATGTTCTTTGCAGAACGGCACATAAACCCAGGGGAGGAAATTACGTACGATTACCACTTTAACCGGGAAGATGAAGGCCAGAGGATCCCTTGCTTTTGTAGATCAAGATACTGCAGGCGGTACCTCAATTAG
- the LOC136542264 gene encoding uncharacterized protein isoform X1 — protein sequence MGHAANSLTKYSLYDVLNTKERGSCCNGRCCYSVVPKCLSSCGFTKHCDVRIDQIGHAAPKGKHQLQMPTRCCTLGENEKLTCQCLSNKIDVRNLSRTSHCKDVSDKVMNQPSIAIPERLENVSEASVADDSSSKAVAEKKDGYRDSVVSKGQPNFGFSSGSSSIIVTKFQTSPEFNNVSSSTAKHSKRKNLCDEGSRIEKCSASSYVPTSTGCEEPLNSFAKSELGPSRVKRKCNQISEGRRLEEKDKEEHCFELPKKTRTLRCPVKGSESDDCTRASSQSSQKGGYQPQNEVNSFSCRVLRTKRKHPIVHLNKPVKRLHSQNKFFEGDEQPDAKGNFLGGLNSTDIKRLVDDMSTPDRTKHHQEGSRAFVRKLPKYVSLNCIVNEPNTNSEGACSGIGGIDSSLIATGITNDNRKSPKIVPLSLVLKKAKRCHAVKLCKTESTHLYEEKSSDCSVNSSDYSIDKYSVDDENCSPQAEYELQDSKRSRYSSNDLRSHVAHHKRTSSVIGEDDSLGLTDVETNRLSISPSSNGTKNRRTSVSLTRIRRHKKFGSKSACYSGSDKDNAALAQEVNARRYSGRLSSDAPCCVCAISDLEPCNRLIECSKCYIKVHQACYGVLKVPRGQWFCRPCKTSTMITVCVLCGYGGGAMTRALKTKNILKSLLKGLMTTERSENYVDSLGNASSECTSLRNAVDSAHGDSIMNAENITSTSWTSVKHNSSLLGPRTMQWVHMVCGLWTPGTKCPNATTMSAFDVSGASPAKRNTACSICHRTGGSFIKCRDVNCLVLFHAWCAHQRGLLQSEPEGEHNENVGFYGRCMDHAIDFSSHVNPKKEYLRSNNWTCARTEGFKGRKGEGFSDSSHKKYEEYSGEFSVSQEQINAWVRINGSKPCGTGQKEYIHYKQLKGWKHLVVYKSGIHGLGLYTSVFIPRGSMVVEYVGEIVGQRVADKREIEYQSGKRQQYKSACYFFKIDREHIIDATRKGGIARFVNHSCQPNCVAKIISVRNEKKVMFFAERHINPGEEITYDYHFNREDEGQRIPCFCRSRYCRRYLN from the exons ATGGGACATGCAGCAAATAGCTTAACAAAATACTCTCTATATGATGTTCTTAATACAAAAGAACGAGGTTCTTGTTGCAATGGAAGATGCTGCTACTCTGTAGTCCCAAAATGTTTGTCTAGTTGCGGCTTTACAAAACACTGTGATGTCAGAATTGACCAAATAGGTCATGCTGCTCCTAAAGGCAAACATCAGCTGCAAATGCCTACCAGATGCTGCACACTGGGGGAGAACGAGAAGTTAACATGCCAATGCTTGAGCAATAAAATAGATGTAAGAAACTTGTCTCGAACTTCTCATTGTAAAGATGTCTCCGATAAAGTAATGAACCAGCCTTCTATTGCTATACCGGAGAGACTGGAGAATGTATCCGAAGCTTCAGTGGCTGATGACAGTTCATCCAAAGCTGTAGCAGAGAAAAAGGATGGCTATAGAGATTCTGTAGTATCTAAAGGACAGCCAAATTTTGGTTTCTCATCTGGATCGTCCAGCATTATAGTGACAAAGTTTCAGACGTCACCTGAATTTAACAATGTATCCTCCTCTACTGCTAAACATAGCAAACGTAAAAATCTATGTGATGAAGGATCAAGAATTGAGAAATGTTCAGCATCCAGCTATGTTCCTACCAGTACAGGATGTGAAGAACCCCTAAATAGTTTTGCGAAATCTGAGCTGGGCCCATCTAGAGTGAAGCGCAAATGTAATCAGATTTCTGAGGGAAGGAGACTGGAAGAAAAGGATAAAGAGGAGCATTGTTTTGAACTGCCAAAAAAGACTAGAACATTGAGGTGCCCTGTTAAAGGTTCTGAATCAGATGATTGTACTAGGGCTAGTTCCCAGTCGTCCCAAAAGGGGGGTTATCAACCACAAAATGAGGTTAACTCATTTTCTTGCAGGGTGTTGAGAACCAAGCGGAAACATCCTATTGTGCATCTGAATAAGCCTGTGAAACGGCTTCACAGCCAGAACAAGTTTTTCGAAGGTGATGAGCAACCAGATGCCAAGGGCAATTTTCTCGGTGGATTAAATTCCACTGATATAAAAAGGCTAGTAGATGATATGAGCACACCGGATAGAACAAAACATCACCAGGAAGGGAGTCGAGCATTTGTCCGCAAACTGCCTAAATATGTGTCTCTGAATTGCATTGTTAATGAACCTAACACTAACAGTGAAGGTGCTTGCAGTGGAATTGGTGGGATTGATTCTAGTTTAATTGCTACAGGGATTACAAACGATAACCGGAAATCTCCCAAAATTGTTCCTCTCAGTCTGGTTCTTAAAAAGGCTAAGAGATGCCATGCTGTTAAACTCTGTAAGACAGAAAGCACCCACTTGTATGAGGAGAAAAGCTCAGATTGTTCTGTGAACAGCTCAGATTATTCTATAGATAAGTATTCCGTTGATGATGAAAATTGCAGTCCACAAGCTGAATATGAACTGCAGGATTCCAAAAGGAGTAGGTATTCATCTAATGATTTGAGGTCACATGTGGCTCACCACAAAAGAACATCTAGTG TTATTGGAGAAGATGACTCTCTTGGTCTAACAGATGTGGAAACAAATCGCCTGTCAATATCACCATCAAGTAATG GGACTAAGAATCGAAGAACAAGTGTATCTCTTACTAGGATTAGGAGGCATAAGAAATTCGGAAGCAAATCAGCATGCTATTCTGGCAGTGACAAAGACAATGCTGCGCTAGCCCAGGAAGTGAATGCTAGGAG ATACAGTGGAAGGCTCAGCTCAGATGCTCCATGCTGTGTTTGTGCGATTTCAGACCTGGAGCCTTGCAATCGATTGATAGAGTGCAGCAAGTGCTATATCAAA GTGCACCAAGCCTGCTATGGTGTTCTAAAAGTTCCTAGAGGTCAATGGTTTTGCAGACCCTGCAAGACTAGTACCATGATCACA GTCTGTGTGCTGTGTGGTTATGGAGGTGGAGCTATGACAAGGGCACTGAAAACCAAGAACATTCTGAAAAGTTTGCTCAAAGGTTTGATGACTACAGAAAGATCAGAAAATTATGTTGATTCCTTAGGAAATGCAAGCAGTGAGTGTACAA GCTTGCGAAATGCAGTAGACAGTGCACATGGGGATAGCATTATGAATGCTGAGAACATCACCAGCACTTCGTGGACCTCTGTTAAACACAATTCGAGTTTGCTTGGACCACGAACAATGCAGTGGGTTCACATGGTCTGTGGGCTGTGGACACCTGGCACAAAATGCCCAAATGCCACCACAATGAGTGCTTTTGATGTTTCAGGTGCTTCACCTGCCAAGAGAAATACT GCATGTTCAATATGTCACAGAACTGGGGGCTCATTTATCAAGTGCCGAGATGTAAATTGTTTGGTACTCTTTCATGCTTGGTGTGCACATCAGAGG GGTTTGCTGCAAAGTGAGCCTGAAGGTGAGCACAATGAAAATGTTGGCTTTTATGGGCGATGCATGGATCATGCCATTGATTTTTCTAGTCACGTTAATCCTAAGAAAGAATACTTGAGAAGCAACAATTGGACATGTGCACGTACAGAG GGTTTTAAAGGCCGAAAGGGAGAAGGCTTTTCTGATAGTAGCCATAAGAAATATGAAGAGTACAGTGGTGAGTTCAGTGTTTCCCAAGAACAGATAAATGCTTGGGTACGCATAAATGGTTCAAAGCCTTGCGGAACAGGACAG AAGGAGTACATCCATTACAAGCAGTTAAAAGGGTGGAAGCATTTGGTTGTGTACAAATCTGGCATACATGGACTTGGTCTATACACATCAGTCTTTATTCCACGCGGCTCTATG GTTGTAGAGTATGTGGGTGAAATTGTTGGGCAACGGGTTGCTGACAAAAGAGAGATCGAATACCAGTCCGGGAAACGGCAACAATATAAGAGTGCATGTTATTTCTTTAAGATTGACAGGGAGCATATTATTGATGCCACCCGCAAAGGTGGGATTGCAAGATTCGTCAATCATTCATGCCAG CCAAACTGCGTTGCGAAAATAATCTCTGTCAGGAATGAAAAGAAG GTAATGTTCTTTGCAGAACGGCACATAAACCCAGGGGAGGAAATTACGTACGATTACCACTTTAACCGGGAAGATGAAGGCCAGAGGATCCCTTGCTTTTGTAGATCAAGATACTGCAGGCGGTACCTCAATTAG
- the LOC136542266 gene encoding uncharacterized protein At2g39795, mitochondrial-like isoform X3, whose product MACAILRRARSLTAAVAHATPRVAAAFASASTSSSSSVVAPLRSPLDDRLLRLLRSEITYLAERRPPYPPPSSFKSFAVEDRPGEQWVRLRATRTTAGAGAEEVKVEATMFDGAAEPVPDDAPLFRRVESLERGPRLHLSLIVEVTRGERVLGFICSAWPDDLAVRHVLILKAGGSGGGGRGGRDFEKLGAEEREAVAKFLKEREVDDELAGFLHDYMANKEKMELLRWLKTIESFLNKWDKNAHGR is encoded by the exons ATGGCGTGCGCCATCCTCCGCCGCGCGCGCTCTctcaccgccgccgtcgcccacGCGACCCCCCGAGTTGCTGCCGCCTTCGCTTCCGCTTCcacttcctcctcatcctccgtcGTCGCGCCTCTGCGCTCCCCACTAGATGACCGCCTTCTCCGCCTCCTCCGCTCCGAGATCACCTACCTCGCGGAGCGCCGCCCTCCCTACCCG CCGCCGAGTAGCTTCAAGTCGTTTGCCGTGGAGGACCGCCCGGGGGAGCAGTGGGTGCGCCTCCGGGCCACGCGCACCACCgcgggagccggagccgaggAGGTAAAGGTCGAGGCCACCATGTTCGACGGCGCCGCGGAGCCTGTCCCCGACGACGCGCCCCTCTTCCGCCGCGTCGAGTCGCTCGAGCGCGGGCCCCGCCTCCACCTCAGCCTCATCGTCGAGGTCACCCGGGGCGAGCGCGTCCTCGGCTTCATCTGCTCCGCCTGGCCCGACGACCTCGCCGTCCGCCACGTGCTCATCCTCAAGgctggcggcagcggcggtggtggTCGTGGTGGGCGCGATTTCGA GAAACTGGGGGCTGAGGAGAGGGAAGCGGTGGCGAAGTTCTTGAAGGAGAGGGAGGTGGACGACGAGCTCGCCGGATTCTTACACGACTACATGGCAAACAAGGAGAAGATGGAGCTGCTCCGGTGGTTGAAGACTATCGAATCATTCCTTAACAAGTGGGATAAGAACGCACACGGCAG GTAG
- the LOC136542266 gene encoding uncharacterized protein At2g39795, mitochondrial-like isoform X1 has protein sequence MACAILRRARSLTAAVAHATPRVAAAFASASTSSSSSVVAPLRSPLDDRLLRLLRSEITYLAERRPPYPPPSSFKSFAVEDRPGEQWVRLRATRTTAGAGAEEVKVEATMFDGAAEPVPDDAPLFRRVESLERGPRLHLSLIVEVTRGERVLGFICSAWPDDLAVRHVLILKAGGSGGGGRGGRDFEKLGAEEREAVAKFLKEREVDDELAGFLHDYMANKEKMELLRWLKTIESFLNKWDKNAHGRVPHNHPHLHQTVLLRSQILLLHKAVSLLHFYVA, from the exons ATGGCGTGCGCCATCCTCCGCCGCGCGCGCTCTctcaccgccgccgtcgcccacGCGACCCCCCGAGTTGCTGCCGCCTTCGCTTCCGCTTCcacttcctcctcatcctccgtcGTCGCGCCTCTGCGCTCCCCACTAGATGACCGCCTTCTCCGCCTCCTCCGCTCCGAGATCACCTACCTCGCGGAGCGCCGCCCTCCCTACCCG CCGCCGAGTAGCTTCAAGTCGTTTGCCGTGGAGGACCGCCCGGGGGAGCAGTGGGTGCGCCTCCGGGCCACGCGCACCACCgcgggagccggagccgaggAGGTAAAGGTCGAGGCCACCATGTTCGACGGCGCCGCGGAGCCTGTCCCCGACGACGCGCCCCTCTTCCGCCGCGTCGAGTCGCTCGAGCGCGGGCCCCGCCTCCACCTCAGCCTCATCGTCGAGGTCACCCGGGGCGAGCGCGTCCTCGGCTTCATCTGCTCCGCCTGGCCCGACGACCTCGCCGTCCGCCACGTGCTCATCCTCAAGgctggcggcagcggcggtggtggTCGTGGTGGGCGCGATTTCGA GAAACTGGGGGCTGAGGAGAGGGAAGCGGTGGCGAAGTTCTTGAAGGAGAGGGAGGTGGACGACGAGCTCGCCGGATTCTTACACGACTACATGGCAAACAAGGAGAAGATGGAGCTGCTCCGGTGGTTGAAGACTATCGAATCATTCCTTAACAAGTGGGATAAGAACGCACACGGCAG GGTTCCACataatcatcctcatcttcatcaaacTGTTCTTCTTCGGAGTCAAATTCTTCTCCTTCATAAAGCTGTCTCACTCTTGCACTTCTACGTAGCTTAA